A region of Etheostoma cragini isolate CJK2018 chromosome 2, CSU_Ecrag_1.0, whole genome shotgun sequence DNA encodes the following proteins:
- the med28 gene encoding mediator of RNA polymerase II transcription subunit 28 produces the protein MATSMSGMFSGQQPPVVHPVGGPGGPGQPGFPGTATRPPGNNTLVDELEASFEACFASLVSQDYVNGTDQEEIRTGVDQCIQKFLDVARQTECFFLQKRLQLSVQKPEQVVKEDVSELRNELQRKELLVQKHLSKLHHWQQVLEDVSVQHRKPSDLPPPGPLAFLEQASASLPPAPLKPN, from the exons ATGGCAACGTCCATGAGTGGGATGTTCTCCGGTCAGCAGCCGCCCGTTGTGCATCCCGTCGGGGGTCCAGGTGGACCGGGCCAGCCAGGCTTCCCCGGTACTGCCACCAGACCTCCGGGAAACAACACGCTGGTGGATGAACTGGAGGCTTCATTTGAG GCATGTTTTGCGTCTCTGGTAAGCCAAGACTACGTCAATGGAACTGACCAGGAGGAGATTCGGACCG GTGTTGACCAGTGCATACAGAAGTTCCTGGATGTAGCTCGACAGACAGAGTGCTTCTTCTTACAGAAAAGGCTTCAGTTGTCTGTGCAGAAACCAGAGCAGGTGGTGAAAGAG GATGTGTCAGAGTTACGTAATGAGCTACAGAGGAAAGAATTACTCGTTCAGAAACACTTGTCCAAACTGCACCACTGGCAACAAGTGCTGGAGGATGTGAGCGTTCAGCACCGCAAACCCTCAGACCTTCCACCTCCGGGACCACTGGCCTTTTTGGAGCAGGCCTCTGCAAGTCTGCCCCCTGCCCCTTTAAAACCTAATTAA
- the klhl2 gene encoding kelch-like protein 2, with protein MVHAAGPSFQPLKNTGIMDSHPLCTRLCPHALDKEDGVERQGPVTLNPRHMRKAFKVMNELRSQSLLCDVTIVAEDVEIAAHRVVLAAGSPYFHAMFTGEMAESRAKRVRIKEMDGWTLGLLVDYIYTAEIQVTEDNVQALLPAAGLLQLNEVKKACCEFLSSQLHPSNCLGIRAFADLHACSQLLTQANTYAEQHFSEVVGSEEFLNLGMEQVSSLIASDKLTIPTEEKVFEAVIAWVNHDKDVRQEHLAHLMEHVRLPLLSREYLVQRVEEESLIKNSSACKDYLIEAMKYHLLPADQRALMKTARTRMRTPACCPKVMVVVGGQAPKAIRSVECYDFEEQRWYQVAELPTRRCRAGVVYVGGCVYAVGGFNGSLRVRTVDCYDPTMDRWTSMSSMQDRRSTLGAAVLNGLLYAVGGFDGSTGLSTIEAYNAKTNEWFHVLPMSTRRSSVGVGVVNGILYAVGGYDGATRQCLSTVEAYNSKSNTWSYISEMGTRRSGAGVGVLKGLLYAVGGHDGPLVRKSCEVYDPATNTWRQVADMNMCRRNAGVCAVNNLLYVVGGDDGSCNLASVEFYNPNTDKWTLLQSCMSTGRSYAGVTVIDKPL; from the exons ATGGTGCATGCCGCTGGGCCAAGTTTTCAGCCTCTGAAAAACACCGGAATCATGGACAGTCATCCGCT GTGCACCAGACTCTGTCCACACGCTCTGGACAAAGAAGATGGCGTTGAGAGGCAAGGTCCTGTCACTCTCAACCCTCGGCATATGAGGAAGGCATTCAAAGTCATGAATGAGTTGCGCAG CCAAAGCTTGTTGTGTGATGTGACCATAGTGGCGGAAGATGTAGAGATTGCCGCTCACAGAGTGGTCCTGGCTGCTGGGAGCCCCTACTTCCATGCTATGTTCACAG GTGAGATGGCAGAGAGCCGGGCAAAAAGAGTGAGGATAAAGGAGATGGACGGTTGGACTCTGGGGCTGCTGGTTGACTATATTTACACAGCAGAGATACAGGTCACAGAGGATAACGTGCAG gcATTGCTCCCTGCCGCCGGCCTGCTCCAGCTTAACGAGGTGAAAAAGGCTTGTTGTGAGTTCCTGAGCTCTCAGCTTCACCCATCCAACTGTCTGGGGATACGAGCCTTCGCTGACTTACATGCCTGCTCTCAGCTCCTCACACAGGCAAACACCTatgcag AGCAACATTTCTCTGAGGTGGTTGGGAGTGAAGAGTTCCTCAATTTGGGCATGGAGCAAGTGTCCAGCCTCATCGCCAGCGACAAGCTCACCATCCCCACAGAGGAGAAG GTGTTTGAGGCGGTGATAGCTTGGGTCAACCATGATAAAGATGTCCGGCAGGAACACTTGGCTCACCTGATGGAACATGTCCGCCTGCCGCTTCTCTCCAGAGAATACCTGGTGCAG CGGGTGGAGGAGGAGTCTCTGATTAAGAATAGCAGTGCGTGTAAAGACTACCTGATCGAGGCCATGAAGTACCACTTGCTGCCAGCTGACCAGAGAGCTCTGATGAAAACTGCACGCACACGCATGAGGACTCCAGCCTGCTGTCCTAAG GTGATGGTTGTGGTTGGGGGCCAGGCTCCTAAGGCCATCCGCAGTGTTGAATGTTATGACTTTGAGGAGCAGCGATGGTACCAGGTGGCAGAGCTCCCGACCAGGAGGTGCAGAGCAG GTGTGGTGTacgtgggtgggtgtgtgtacgCAGTTGGTGGTTTCAACGGTTCTTTGCGTGTGCGGACCGTCGACTGTTACGACCCGACGATGGACCGCTGGACGAGCATGAGCAGCATGCAAGACCGTCGATCAACGCTCGGGGCTGCTGTGCTCAACGGACTCCTGTATGCTGTGGGGGGCTTTGATGGCAGCACAG gtctGTCGACAATTGAGGCGTACAACGCGAAGACAAACGAGTGGTTCCACGTGTTACCCATGAGTACCCGGCGAAGCAGTGTAGGAGTGGGTGTTGTCAATG ggaTCCTGTACGCAGTTGGAGGTTATGATGGTGCAACCAGACAATGTCTGAGTACAGTAGAAGCTTACAACTCTAAAAGCAACACATGGAGCTACATCTCAGAGATGGGGACGCGACGCAGTGGAGCAG GTGTTGGTGTGTTAAAAGGTTTACTGTATGCTGTGGGGGGTCATGACGGTCCATTGGTGAGGAAGAGCTGTGAAGTTTATGATCCGGCCACAAACACCTGGCGGCAGGTAGCTGACATGAACATGTGTCGACGCAATGCAG gtgtgtgtgctgtaaacAACCTACTGTATGTGGTAGGAGGAGACGACGGCAGCTGCAATTTGGCCTCTGTGGAGTTCTACAATCCAAACACGGACAAGTGGACACTACTGCAGTCCTGCATGAGCACAGGACGCAGTTATGCAG GTGTGACTGTGATTGACAAGCCCTTATGA
- the msmo1 gene encoding methylsterol monooxygenase 1 → MAVNGTSDILSSAYLAVEYVDAVLPENPFQPSLKHAWGYMLDNYTKFQIATWGSLIVHEFIYFLFCLPGFLLQFMPFMQKYKIQQDKPETWEKQWRCFKMLLFNHFCIQLPLICGTYYFTEFFNIPYDWDSMPRWPYVLAQCLGCAIVEDTWHYFLHRLLHHRRIYKYIHKVHHEFTAPFGMQAEYAHPAETLILGAGFFIGIMIFCNHVFFLWAWVSFRLLETIDVHSGYDIPLNPLHLIPFYAGARFHDFHHMNFVGNYASTFTWWDKLLRTDNQYNSYMQKQGDKKEQ, encoded by the exons ATGGCGGTGAACGGCACGTCAGACATACTGAGCTCTGCCTACCTGGCGGTGGAGTACGTAGATGCGGTGTTGCCAGAAAACCCCTTCCAGCCCTCCCTGAAACACGCCTGGGGCTACATGCTGGATAACTACACCAAGTTCCAGATTGCCACCTGGGGGTCGCTCATCGTCCACGAGTTCATCTACTTCCTGTTCTGCCTGCCTGGTTTCCTCTTGCAGTTCATGCCTTTCATGCAGAAATACAAGATCcaacag GACAAGCCAGAGACCTGGGAGAAACAGTGGAGATGTTTCAAGATGCTGCTGTTCAACCATTTTTGCATCCAGCTGCCGTTAATCTGTGGGACTTACTACTTCACTGAATTCTTTAACATCCCTTATGACTGGGACTCCATGCCACGCTG GCCCTACGTCCTGGCTCAGTGCTTGGGTTGTGCTATTGTTGAAGACACCTGGCACTACTTCCTCCATCGCTTGCTGCATCACCGCAGGATCTACAAATACATCCACAAAGTCCACCACGAGTTCACC GCTCCGTTTGGCATGCAGGCGGAATACGCCCACCCTGCTGAGACACTCATCCTGGGAGCTGGTTTCTTTATCGGCATCATGATCTTCTGTAACCACGTGTTCTTCCTGTGGGCCTGGGTGTCCTTCCGCCTGCTTGAGACCATTGACGTCCACAG TGGTTACGACATCCCTCTGAACCCACTCCACCTGATCCCGTTCTACGCTGGCGCCCGATTCCACGACTTTCACCACATGAACTTCGTTGGGAACTACGCCTCCACCTTCACCTGGTGGGACAAGCTGCTGAGGACGGACAACCAGTACAACAGCTACATGCAGAAACAGGGGGACAAGAAGGAGCAGTAA